Part of the Propionimicrobium sp. PCR01-08-3 genome, GCGTTGCCGTCGATGTCGTGCCCGACTCCGGCCTCTATGAGCATTTGCGATCGGGCGTCTTGGCGGATGCGGTTCCGATATGAGTAAACGAAGTGACGAGCAGTTAATTGAAGAGGCGCTGACGCATCTCGGCATCTTGCGAGAGCATCTTTCTCGTGGTGACCTGGCAGATCAGATCGTCGCTGATGCTGTGAGCATGCGTTTGGCCGCAGCCATCGACGCGTTACACCATGGCGAGCCGCTCCTGGGAGAACGGCTGTTTCTCAGCGACTGGCGCAAGATCTGGGGCACGCGTAACTACCTTGCTCATGGTTACGCGATCCTCGATATTCAGATGATCGCGGAGACTGTTCAGAACGACCTTCCCGAGTTCGAGCGGGTCCTTCGTGAAGAGCTCGGGAGATCGCGCCGGTAGCCAGTACTTTCGCCCTAGACGAGTCGGCTAACAGGGCTGAAGGGACGCGAGCGGGAGTCTCACGGAGGACTCTTGCTGGCCCTATTTGCGGTGTCCAGCCCGGCCTTGGATTCGGGTGCGGAGTCTGCGTGATCCCATCTCTATCAGGCGGACGCATACCCGCGCGGTGAGAACGGCCATGCCGAAGATCATCTCATCCAGGCGGAGCGCACCGGCCTTATGGGCGCCCCGAAACGCCTGATATTCACCGGCAATCATGCGCCAGATGGCCGACGACAGCCCTGACTCCCCGTAGGGGTTCTTGAAGGTTCCGACCAGCTGCGAATCGATGCGGATCATCGGGCGGCCGAGCGCCAAGATCAAGAGCCAGGTTTCATGATCCTCCGAGTATCGCCGCCCGGCGGGAAACCTGACCGGTATGTCTTGGCGGACCATAGCGGTTGACGTCCCGATCGGGTTGATCAGGAGGAAACGTCGTTTCGATAGCCTGCGAGTGGGCGCATCATCAACGACCGGGAGTGAATCCAGAGCTGCCTGGTCGCCGACTTGCCCCCAGCCGGCAGCGACGAGCACGGTGTCGGGGCCGGTTCGCTCTGCCGCGCGTAGTTGGGTCTCGATCTTGCGGGAGTGCCAGACGTCATCCGCGTCGAGAAAGGCGACCCAGCGCCCCTGGGCAGCGTCCCAGCCAATATTGCGCGCTTCACCGGCGCCCCCGTTTGAAGGCAGGACGATCAGTCGCGCGTGGGGTGTCTCGGCCACGATAGCTGCGGCCAGGCGCGATTCCTCCGGTGATGAGGCGTCGTCAACGACGATGATCTCTCGCACCCGAGAAGTCTGCTGCGTGACCGAATCAAGAGCGCGTTGCAGCGTCCCAGACGAGTTGAAGAACGGAATGATGGCGGTTACGTCAGCGCATGCTTTGGTCATATGTGCGCATCCCTACTGTCGATCACGAATGAACCGGCGTACTTCCTTTGATGCCTGCACGGGGCCGGAAATGGGGTGCGGCGAGTGGAAGGGGCATGTGTCTTGGCCTATGTCCGGTCGGCCGAACCATGATCGGTATCAGAGGGCGATTGCCCGGGCTGATCGTCCTCCGGTTTGTGTGTTTTCACCCGATCGTCCAACCTGCGCATCTGTAGATCCAAAATGGCGACGTGCTCGGCAAGAGTTCGAGACTTTGCCTCTGTCTTCGAAACCTCCAAGGAGAGCTGCAAACAGACGGCGAGCAACAGAAGGATGGCGAGTGCGAACAGCAGGTTCGATGGCACTTGCACGCCGACGAGGTGTGCGAGTGAACTCAACAGTCCCGGGAAAAGCGCCAGCACGATGATGACGAGGCCCACCAGCATCCACAGCGCTACGTACTTCTCGCGTAGCCGACGTGACCTGACAAGGTTGAAGAGCAAAATCAGCGTCAGTACGGCAGTGATCAGAAAAAAGATGGTGCCTCTCATGCTGCGTCCTTCTTTTCGTCCACCCGGTCGCCACGTTTGACCGGACGCCTGGTGAGCGCCACCAGCAACGAGAACATCGAACGGCCCAGATAGACGGCGGCCTTGTAGGGATTGTTTGATGGCGCGCCGGCTTGCCGTGGCCGCATCGCTACCGGCACCTGGGCCGCGCTGAGCCCTGAGCGGAGAGCAACGACCAGAGAATCCACCGTGTCTCCGAGGTACTCGACGGGGTAGTACCTGACGTACTGTTCGATGGCTTCCCGATCAGCAGCCCGGAATCCGCTGGTGATATCGGTCAGCTTGGTGCGAGCCAGCCGCGACACGATTCCGGCGAGCATCATCATCGCCCAGCGCCTGGGCCCGTGAACCTCGTAGTCGCCGCTTCCGGCGAATCGTGCTCCGATCGAGATATTGGCGTGTTCGAGACCCGCCAGCACTTTGGGGACGTTGCGCGGATCATGCTGGCCATCTGCGTCCAACTGAATGGCTTGGTCGTAGTCGAATCGTTTGGCATAGGTGAAACCGGCGCGCATGGCCCCGCCGACTCCGAGGTTATAAGGAAGACTGAGCACGCTGGCCCCAGCGGCCTGCGCAACGGCAACCGTGTTATCGGTAGACCCGTCGTCCACCACCAAGACGTCGATATCGGGAAGCACCAAGCGGGCTTCCGCAACAGTCGTACCGATCGCCTCTTCCTCATTCCACGCCGGCATGATGAGCAATGTGCGCGGCATCTTCACCTCTCGATCGGTCTGGCGTATGCACCACCTCATAGCAGGATAGCTGTCGAGAACTCTAGTGGCTGTTGTGAAGGGGCCGTGTTGAAGCACCCGGCGGTTCGGTCATGTTCGGACGCCCAACGCGACAGTTGCCTACCTGGGCCTGCCTGTCGCGTAGTATTCGATGCCCAAACAGGTGACGAAAGCGTCTTCGCCCCCGGGGCAGCTATTCGAGCGTGATCGCTGAACAGATCGGCCCTGTTATCTTTATCACTGGTTGCGAGCACACACATATACGAGTGTTGGGCCAACTGGAGAGGTTGAGCGATGGCGTTCAAGGAGTACGAGAGCCCCGAGTTGCTACGCGAGGTTCAACGAGTCACGGTCATCGTTTTGGCCGAGTTCGACAGGGTTTGCCGGTTGCTCGATATTCCCTACGTCGCCTACGGTGGCACCGCGATCGGCGCTGTGCGGCACCAAGGTTTCATTCCGTGGGACGACGATGTCGATGTGGCGATGATGCGCTCGGATTACGAGCGTTTTCTGGCCGAGGCGCCCGCGGTCTTGGGCGACAATTTCGAGATTCATAACACCAGGAATCATCGCGACTTCACTGCGGTCTTCTCGTTTCTGACTCTCAAGGGCACGCAGCTCGTGCACGAAGACATCAAGGATCACTCCTACCGCAAGCCGGTGAGTGTCGATCTCTTCCCTCTCGACAACGTTGCCGATGACCCGAAGCTGCGGCGCCGGCAATGCCGGCAGGCCTGGTTCTGGGGCCGCCTCATGTATCTGAGTGCAACGGGAAAACCGAATGTGGCATTGACCGGCTGGAAGCGTTCCCTCGTCTTGGCAATCACTTCTGCTGCCCATTGGGCAATGCGCGTCCTGCATATGGACGGCGCCTGGGTGCAGAAGCACTGGGACAAGGTGGCTCGGCGATACGAGAACGACACCACCGAATTGATGGCCGACTTTTCCGACCTCACCCCGATGGCTTGGGCGGTAACGGCCGAGGACATGTTTCCGGCGGTCGATGCGCCTTTCGAGAACCTCACGATCAAGATCCCGCGTGACTATGACAAGGTCCTCACCAACGGTTTCGGCGATTATATGGAGTTACCGCCGGTGGAGAAACGCAAGAACCACGCCCCCTACTTCATCGATCTTGGTGAGTACTGAGCCATGCGCATCGCCTTCTTGGTCAACAACTATCCGCCTCACGTCGGCGGCCTTGAAATGCATGTTCATGCGCTTGCCTGCGCCCTGCGCGGTCGTGGCCACGACGTCACGGTGGTCGCGCTCAGCGACTCACCGGGCGAATCAGACGAGGAAGACATGCATGTCATCCGACTGCGCGAGCGCTTTCGGATAGCCGATGTGCTGGCATTTCCGCCGCTCGGCACGGCACGGCGGCTTCGGCAGATGCTGCGTGATGGCGGCTTTGATCTGGTGTCGGTGCACACGCGCTTTTTCCCCATGACCTGGTTGGGTGTCGATGCCGCCCGGGCCTGCGGCATCCCGGTGGTCGTCACTGAGCACGGCTCAGGTTACGTTGCGTCCAATTCACCGATCATCGCTGTTGCGTCCAGGATCGTTGACCTCACTTTCGGACGCCGCGCTCTGCGCCGCGCCAGCCACGTGATCGGGGTGTCGGAGAACGCGGTGGCGTTCGTGAAACGGCTGTCCGGAGCCGAGGCAGAGGTCTTCTACAACGCCATCGACCTGCCGGCTCAGGCGCCGGAAACACCGGCCCGAAATCCCAAACATCTGGTCTTCGTGGGTCGGCTGGTGCCGGGCAAGGGC contains:
- a CDS encoding glycosyltransferase family 2 protein is translated as MTKACADVTAIIPFFNSSGTLQRALDSVTQQTSRVREIIVVDDASSPEESRLAAAIVAETPHARLIVLPSNGGAGEARNIGWDAAQGRWVAFLDADDVWHSRKIETQLRAAERTGPDTVLVAAGWGQVGDQAALDSLPVVDDAPTRRLSKRRFLLINPIGTSTAMVRQDIPVRFPAGRRYSEDHETWLLILALGRPMIRIDSQLVGTFKNPYGESGLSSAIWRMIAGEYQAFRGAHKAGALRLDEMIFGMAVLTARVCVRLIEMGSRRLRTRIQGRAGHRK
- a CDS encoding HepT-like ribonuclease domain-containing protein, whose amino-acid sequence is MSKRSDEQLIEEALTHLGILREHLSRGDLADQIVADAVSMRLAAAIDALHHGEPLLGERLFLSDWRKIWGTRNYLAHGYAILDIQMIAETVQNDLPEFERVLREELGRSRR
- a CDS encoding DUF2304 domain-containing protein, giving the protein MRGTIFFLITAVLTLILLFNLVRSRRLREKYVALWMLVGLVIIVLALFPGLLSSLAHLVGVQVPSNLLFALAILLLLAVCLQLSLEVSKTEAKSRTLAEHVAILDLQMRRLDDRVKTHKPEDDQPGQSPSDTDHGSADRT
- a CDS encoding LicD family protein — its product is MAFKEYESPELLREVQRVTVIVLAEFDRVCRLLDIPYVAYGGTAIGAVRHQGFIPWDDDVDVAMMRSDYERFLAEAPAVLGDNFEIHNTRNHRDFTAVFSFLTLKGTQLVHEDIKDHSYRKPVSVDLFPLDNVADDPKLRRRQCRQAWFWGRLMYLSATGKPNVALTGWKRSLVLAITSAAHWAMRVLHMDGAWVQKHWDKVARRYENDTTELMADFSDLTPMAWAVTAEDMFPAVDAPFENLTIKIPRDYDKVLTNGFGDYMELPPVEKRKNHAPYFIDLGEY
- a CDS encoding glycosyltransferase family 4 protein — translated: MRIAFLVNNYPPHVGGLEMHVHALACALRGRGHDVTVVALSDSPGESDEEDMHVIRLRERFRIADVLAFPPLGTARRLRQMLRDGGFDLVSVHTRFFPMTWLGVDAARACGIPVVVTEHGSGYVASNSPIIAVASRIVDLTFGRRALRRASHVIGVSENAVAFVKRLSGAEAEVFYNAIDLPAQAPETPARNPKHLVFVGRLVPGKGWEAFMETVTQLRAKGFDVTGSLLGNGPDEEAARRAAPDGVTVHGRVSPAEVGVQLRGATLVNPTVLSEGFQTTLLEALAAGGQVVTYPVPGAQVLADDGAPVTITDRRDQTSLRQAVEAVLDDPGEPYPWRKLEKWSWRNRAAQFEAIAAELIR
- a CDS encoding glycosyltransferase family 2 protein yields the protein MPRTLLIMPAWNEEEAIGTTVAEARLVLPDIDVLVVDDGSTDNTVAVAQAAGASVLSLPYNLGVGGAMRAGFTYAKRFDYDQAIQLDADGQHDPRNVPKVLAGLEHANISIGARFAGSGDYEVHGPRRWAMMMLAGIVSRLARTKLTDITSGFRAADREAIEQYVRYYPVEYLGDTVDSLVVALRSGLSAAQVPVAMRPRQAGAPSNNPYKAAVYLGRSMFSLLVALTRRPVKRGDRVDEKKDAA